The window CGGAGGTGCCCAACCTGCGCCGCTGGGTGGAGACGGAGAGCAAGCTCGGCAACCCCGCGCTGAAGGCCTGGTGCGCCGCGCACGAAATGACCGAGGCGCCGGACATGCACCGCGCCCTGGAGTGGAGCGTGGCGGTGAACAAGACGGTCGAGGACATTGTCCAGGGCGGCCTGCCGCCCTTCCCCTATGTCCGCGAGTGCCTGGAGAAGGCGCAAAGCCTCGCGGACATGATGGTCTGCTCCCAGACGCCCGGCGAGGCGCTGGAGCGCGAGTGGGACGAGCAGGACATGGAAAAGTTCGTGTTCGCAATTAATGGGCAGGAGGTCGGCACCAAGGGCGAGCACATCCAGTTCGCCTCCGAGGGCCGCTATGAGAAGACCAAAATCCTGATGATTGGCGACGCTTACGGCGACCTGAAAGCCGCCCGGAAGAATGACGCGCTGTTCTTCCCCATTAATCCCGGCGAGGAGGAGGCCTCCTGGAAACGGCTTTATGACGAGGGGCTGGACCGCTTCTTCGCGGGCACCTTCGCGGGCGACTACGAGGCGGCGCTCATCGCGGAGTTTGGCGGGTACCTCCCCGAACTGCCGCCCTGGAAG of the Candidatus Hydrogenedentota bacterium genome contains:
- a CDS encoding HAD family hydrolase, whose amino-acid sequence is MTDPVTRLKEHKPSHEFLIAIDSDGCAFDTMEIKHKECFIPNIIKYWDLQPVSKYARMAGEFVNLYSKWRGVNRFPALLMTFDLLAEWDAPMARGITLPEVPNLRRWVETESKLGNPALKAWCAAHEMTEAPDMHRALEWSVAVNKTVEDIVQGGLPPFPYVRECLEKAQSLADMMVCSQTPGEALEREWDEQDMEKFVFAINGQEVGTKGEHIQFASEGRYEKTKILMIGDAYGDLKAARKNDALFFPINPGEEEASWKRLYDEGLDRFFAGTFAGDYEAALIAEFGGYLPELPPWKH